Within the Miscanthus floridulus cultivar M001 chromosome 17, ASM1932011v1, whole genome shotgun sequence genome, the region aagcatccagtAGTTATATTCATGATTAATGACATTACCCTTGGAAAGAGAGCCCTGCACGAACCGCACCAGGTTCCGTAGAACTCAACAATAACAAGCCTGTCTCCAGCATCTCTAAGTGCATCCAAGAACTCCACTGTGGAGTGGATGTCAATCATGTTTGGTCCAGCATTTTTCTCCCACCATTTCAGTTGCTCACCACTCTCTGGCTCTGCTGCATAAGTCTGGAATAGTCAACAAGACAAAACCATAACAATCAAACACCCTGCAGTGTAAACTAAGTAGCATAGTCCCACATGACTGAACACAGCACACAAGCCTTTCTTTAAAACATGCACGAGTTCAACCAAGCAAGAATAGCACAATTCAACTAAAATAAAGTGCAACTGAATATACCACACATCCTGGTGAACTACTTAGACATGGAGAGGGAAAAAGGTAGCACTTAACACACTGCTTAACACCAAAATGAAGTAATAAACCCAAATGAAACAAGCACCAATGCACTATATGTAATTCGCATAGTACAGTGCTTACAGTTAGTCACTGGTATGCATTTCCTTTTCACATGGCACAGCAATAGAAACAATAGTAGATTCACAACTAAACACCAGGCACTCCCAAATCTAGAACGAGGGCACTGGAAACGAAGAGGTGTAATTCAACAAATTAGTGGACTTACCTTATGAACAACTGCTCAATGAGCAATGAAACATTGAAGGCACAGAAGAAACCACGAAATTCACCTAGGATTTTACTCGCCCATAAATGGCATGGAATTGCAAGGGCTCCTCCGCGGTACAACAAGCGTATACCCTCTAATCTAGAGAGGCAATACAAAGCACTTCAGAAACGCCACAAAGGACTTAACTTGTGTCGAGTGAGCCGGCGAGGCCGGGGTTGCGGGTGAGCGGCCGCCAGGCGCGCCCGCCGCGGGGAGCCGGGCGACGAGAGCACCCAACGACACGAAGGGGACGAAGTGGTGGATGAAGAGGCGCCGGATGCGGCTGACGACGGCGCGAGGAAGCGGCGCGGAAGGAGGAGAGCGTCGGCCATCGGTGGGTTCACCGCTCCGGGCGCCCGCTAGACGGCCGCCGCTCTAGGCGCCGGCGCAGGGGGCATCCGAGTGCGGGGAGGCGGCGCGCGCGAGCGCGGAGAAGCTACGGGTGAGGAGTCGGCTCCGGCCGCCTCTCCGCTCTGCTGCTTCGTCAGGGACGGGGAGGGTGTGGTGGAGATGGGGCTGGCTGACGGATCGCGTCGGGCGTCACCGTGGATGGAAAGATTTGGGCAGCGGAAATGATGCTACACGAGAAAGCCCTGGAGACTGTCACTGGTGAGTGGGCCAGAGGTTGCATTTAGTGGATTCGATGCTCCCGAATTTGCAGATTTTGAACTACTATAatttatatctatctatctacggTAAGCTCTCTACCGAGCGTACGTCCGGCCGGACGGGACGGATCCGCCTGTCATCGTGCCTCGTGCCTCGCGCCACGCGCTACTCTCGCCTTGCATCGCCCGTGCCTCACGCTACGTGTTGTCGCACCTCGCACCTCTCGTTCGGACTCACGATGCGCACAGCCAAAGTTCGGCCTCCGCGCTGTGGCATCGAGCTCCGCACCCGCGTCAAGATCCGCATCAACGAGCGCCCATTGGGAGCAGCAAGTATATGAGTGTTGACGGTTGTTAATGTCAAACATAAACCATTAATATACTCTACATATAcacttaatttcatcaccaaacataggtatatggttttaaactaatgaatttcacaagttttggtgaatatttgGATGCTTGaagatttatccagaaaacagctcccgggaccactgtcatacactccaaatagGCAAACCGACATCAACAAGTAATTCAACTCGCGAACCTGCGAAAGTCGACTCAAGACGGAGCCCAGGACCCACCACCCGAGGGGGAGGCCCACTTGCCACAGTAGCAGGCTGGTCAGCCCAATGGTGAGGCCGGCCGGCCCATTACGGAGGCCCCTCGCCCTCCGCCCCCTCGTACGCCTTCCTAAGAACAAGACCCTTGATTTTAAGGCTATTTTAGGTCGGTttatccaacggtgatcgagggagttgacgcggatcgatgacgtggcgattccttgccccctactccacctcgattccttgccccctattCCACCTCGGCTTATATAAGGACGTCCAGACCCCCTCCAGGAAACACACATCTACCCGTGCtatgctccagagctttatattTTCGTACACcttgtagtagtgtccctctagatgATTCTCATCTAGTTGTAAaatagaaaatagggagagaggaggagagagcTAAGGAGGTGTTGGATCCGTCGGATCTTCCTCGACTTTGTACTTCTACAGATTTGACTCATCCTTGAGTAATCTTCGGGTGCTTCAATTattatttctaagttctttatttACTTAATTTTAGTATTTATTTCAAGTTTATTTATTGGATTCTCGCTTGCATCAAGTGCTCTAGTCTTTGCaaaactagagtagtaatcaataGAATAGGCGTGGTACTTAGTCTTGCGATTACCTAGAATTGTACCTAGCCCTACGGATcgttgtggtagccctaggtggtgacagccctaccGGCCGACGTATTCCACCACGTTTGGGTTGGTGTTTGCAGGACCGTAGTATGAACTTCCTAGCTCCTTTCTCATCTCAGTCTGAAGCTAGTGTTCTGATGTCCTGAAGTAAGTAAACCTTGAAGTAACCTTGATTCTTAGATCAACTAGAGAAACCTTAGGAAATTCCTCTCTACCCACAAATACATTTACCTACCTTTATCTTTGGACGATCTTGATCCTTGATTAGTACACTTCACATTCCCCGTGGAAAtagataccttggaatactcccgggtgaaagctacagcggtatccgtgcgcttgcggatttttctgtttgcgttaataaataccaacaagctttctggtgcCATTGTCGGAGAACGGTAGTTGTGCTAGTTTCAAACCAAGTTCGTCCTTGCatccttgtttttcttttattacCATCATCTTACCACATGGATTCCACTCCCATCTATAAACTTTCAGCTCCAAAGGGCGAATTGTTGGAGCCTCTACAATCATCACATCCTATCCTTACAGATGGCTATGAGCTTCGCCTTGCTTTCATAGCCATGGTTCAGAAGCAAACCTTCTCTGGAGAAGAAGATGAAAATCCATATGTCCACCTTCGGGAATTTGAGCAGCTGTGTTCATGCTTGAATATTCCAGGCATGACACATGAGACCTTAAAATGGAAATTGTTTTTGTTCTCCCTTTCGGAGAGGGCGAAACAATGGTATGCTCATACCGTTAGAAGTGTAAATGGAGACTGGGGTGAACTTTGAGACAAATTTTGTCTTGCTTTCTTCCCTATTTCTAGGATTATCACTCTTCATCTAGAAATCCTTACTTTTCAACAAAAGGAGAAGGAAACTCTAGGAGCAGCTTGGGCAAGATTTTCAAGTTTGATCACATCTGGCCCGGATTTGTCTATGCCTGACCATGTCCTTCTACAGCACTTCCATTATGGCCTTAGCAAAGAAGCTGCCCTTTTTCTTGATATCTCTTTAGGAGGATCATTCTCTTATAAAACCATTAGTGAGGGGAAAACTATCCTTGATAAAATCCTTGAAAACACCCCATACACTGGCGTATATGATGAATTCCCCGAAGAAGATGACGAGCCAAGCCCCGAGCCAAAAGAGGAGCAACATGCAACCGAATTAGAAGTTCCAATTGATTCTTCTCATGACTTGGTTGTTGAAAAACCTTTCATTGAGGGAACGCAAAACCAACTAGAGGATGATGAAATATCTCCTTTAGAGTTTCCCTTTGAATTCGAGGAAGATATCTTTGAAGATtatggaaatacctcgaattTGCCTATCCAAGCGAGACCTCTGGCACATACTACACCATCTGACCCGCACGAAGAATCGGTCcacatagaacacatcaaaaggctttcaTCAGTCATGGGTTATGAATGGCTGAGGGAAGCAGAGTTATCTCCTGAGGTAGCTCGAATCACCTCCCCTTCAACCATTCTTTTGTGCCAAGTTAGAGGATCCGCTATGAAAATCCACTATAAACCTTCCGTCGGGATAaacttcatttcaaaagcattagCCGAAACTTTTTACCCAACACATCCTTAACCCCATCTCGAAAACTTCTACAAAGTCCATCAGGATTTATTCTTGAAACCCATGGGGTCTTAAGGGTTGTTCCTGTCACAATCAATAACTCTGGGATATGTCTAGATTTTCATATTTTTGACATCTTAGAGATTCCTCTCTTGATTAGCAGACCAATCATGAGACTTCTATAGGAAAAACCACTACGAGGTCATTTAGACTTCAAGGTTGGGAATTCCACTATTGTCATTCCTCTTACTCATTCTGTTAACACGATGGTGGAACCTAAACCTGAACAAGACTCCATGGAGGAAGTTTTAATGGCAAATCTAGAAGAGATGGCTCAACTAGTCCTTGAtgatgaacactttgttcaagaagaggaagagCTGGCAGAGCCCATTGAGCTCGTAAAAAATGAGGATCCATCACCTCTTTCAATTGAGCTAAAACATCTTCCTCTTGACCTAAATTATGTCTTTCTTCATAATAATCGGGAAACCCCGGTGATCATCAGTGACAAGCTCTCCGATAATGAAAAACAAAAGCTTGTCACCATTCTTGAAAGACACAAATCCGTTATAGGCTACTCACTCCAATACCTCAAGGGCATTAGCCCCACTCTCTGTACTCATCGCATCCCTATCGAGCCCGACTGCAGACCTTCAAGGGAGCCACAGCGGAGACTTAACAACGCTATGTgagaagttgttaagaaagaggtcctTAAACTCCTGCACACCGGGATTATTTATCCTGTGCCtcatagtgagtgggttagccctatCCAAGTTGTGCCAAAGAAAGGAGGAATAATGGTTGTTAGGAATGAGAAGAATGAACTCATTCCTAAACGAACTGTCACTAGGTGgtggatgtgcattgactactgAAAGCTAAACAAGGTGTAAcatccctggtgttacgagcttgcttagcaccgtgatttaggttcgagaggaattagccaaacaagtttttgggttttaaaaatttataacgtaCGTGAAATAATAAAcaaatcctatgtgactcacttttgtggttgagaaaaatcaaaataaatagtgttaactagtgctcttggaaactcaaaaatcaaatttgacgttaagataagctcttttcattaagtcggcaaacacttgaactattgttaaaataccatttctggcaaattatattgagcaaaatagttaaatggtgcttaaatattttgctcctatgggttagtataaggtatggagtattgcatgaagtatttgttggttgaagttaacaaggtttaggcctattaaaaattgcgacaaaagagttaatggttacttagtcCCAACCgaaatccttaacttttctaagtatggaaaagtagtaagacaatgttattttgacatttaatttctaacaaaaatatttaaacactagctacatgtcttggtattgttgattgcattgaagtgagtacttgagcatggcatagATGGTTGTTGTGTTGGCTATCAtgttgctctcgtaaaaattgcccaaacctcCTTAGAACATGCTGTGAACCCTGATTCGATTCGGTGCTCGGTTCATGAACCGGTGTTCAGCATGATGAACTCATGTTGGCACCTCCCTATCTCCCTCTCTAGGTGTTAGCTGGGTGTTAGTATCGATTTAGGTTAGGGGAATTAGTTGAGCCTCTATCGTGATCGTTAGCAGCTTTTGCTTCGCTTTAAATTGCGTGCACATCACTAGTTGCTACCTCTCGGCCCGGGTTCACGATCACCACGCATGTGGGTGCTGCTAGAGTCGGGGTCAGGCCATGGCTAGGCTACTGCCATTGGCCAGCTCATGCGCCCGGGTGATGCCACGCAGCGCCTATGGCCTGGCGTTGGTCGGTCCCAGCTAGCTGCGGCTGGTCCCGCTGCTGCACACGTGTCGCGCTCGCATGGCTGGCCGCTGGGCCGCTCCATGGTTGTGGCTGTATCACTCAATTTACGTGGTGCTCGCCCCGCCCCTCATCCTACCTACCCCGCCTGGTCCTCAAGCTGGAACCTTGCCGACATGACGAGTTGAGGGTCGAACACAACGGCGATGGACGTTTCCCTGCCTTGGCCTGTTCCGCTAGCCGACATCGGTGATCCCTACTCGAGTGGGGCCGCCCCAATTCAAAGCATCGTGCCAAATCTCTTGGTCTCGCCGTCCGTGCATGTATGCTCGTACCGCTGGCATCAATCGGGGCCGCCTTGTCTTAATCCGCTTGAGCTCACTCGTGTGACCTCCTCACAACCGCGCTGAGCGTGGAGCCACCGCTCCTCCTTTCCTCCTAGCACCAGTGGCTCCGTCGTTCAATTCCTTGCTCTAGCGGGTAGCTTAGGAAGTAGGTTAGCCGTCTCCTTCCCCTCAAGCTCGGTCATGCCCTGCCGACCGGTAATTTGGCCTTTTGCTCGTCGCCGGTCATGGGCATCACCGAATCAgtaggttgggaggtaaggcatgtaggagtggtaaCAGTTTAATTGGTTGTAACCCTGAACTCcccttgactccctctatccggTGCTCACACTATTTTGGCCAAGAAACTCATCGGCAACATGGTGACGTGTCGGTGTCCATCTTGGGGCGTCGCCGCCGTGCCCGAGCACACGTGGCTAGACCACCTCAACTGTTCCTTGCCTCAACTGTCACCATAGAACGAATcccggtgagctactgatgcttctgcGCCATCTCTACCTTTCTGTGAGGGCATAGGCTCATCGGAATAGTCGCGCCGCAGCTGCGGGTAGACGCTCACCGCTGTAGCCCGCGATAGTGCGCCTCTGAGTCCCTAACCGCCGCCCATCTAGGCGCGTTTAGCCGTAGATGGTGACCGACCCGCTAAATGGGTCCACGCAGGCCCTTGGTGGCCGACGTGGACGCCCAGTGCTGCCGCTCACCGCACCACCGTGCACGAGATGCCCGGGGGTGCGCGCGGGAAAATTTGGAGAaatctagggggttaagtgaattcgTCAGAGAAAGGAAGAAATAGTATTAGGACCAAGACGTGGTTCGAGAAAAGTCTAAGGGCTTATTTGCTAAAGTACCAGCACAGGCTCCCCGCCATGGGCCGCGCTCAGCGCTGGGCCACCGGGCTGCTGTGCCGAATGGTGGCCACCAGccctttttccttttctaagcattttctaattattttctaaggtaaacttgtaaattcaatataaaattgtgtagttaaccaaaaaaatgtgaaaccaattttggtaagttcctaaaatcatgatctatctgctgatatattttgttcacatagttttataatattttctagagttatctaattaattccATATGCTTaaaattgtaaaatataaacttgtaggaatttttgtgataaattggtgatagtgttggctctgaaactttcagagtaaattcctaacattattaggtgctcattgtgatttttgtagctccataataattagtttgctaggtagctaaattagccctagttcaaaaatatatgtttaatcaataaaatgccgaaacaccttgggattttagaactaaaacatttttctgGAGGCAAAGCCTTGACaacgtggatacgtagaccagtacattagtcattaaatctagctcgttatcttgcggagcgtaatcatatatttaagagttgcggttaccgttgattaattgtgtctctacgttgcatccacgtatatcataataggaacaatgatggatcatggagtcgactgaagtagcggaaaagatggtgccttgatgaccgtgtcaccatgatggcatactaacttttggttatatgttacctaggcaagccccggtgcataacccctattattctacactttcttttatgcttgtgcattaagttctgaggagttgaatgaaacccacttgcatatatatatccttatcctatgagtcctagtatgtcaggatcatgtagattgctatgctatagggctcggtagaagtcgagtgattacctatcactcacgagagataggaaagatattattgttgttactatattactatcacatggaatatttATGGAgtataattggagaccgggcggaatggtactttggatctagacttggttaggcattcgagtgaGGCTCGGACTGCACGTGTTCTatatgtgtcgattaaggaccgtccgttgttgtggatgttagtcaggtcatagacttattatcctgagcacatacttgcttatgggagcaggaaggctcgttacgctcttgttgtgggtttcggctctttacggaccgactgattggaggcagggaaaggtggaggtctaaggaccatactgagaccgggtctcaagtgtgggggctttgagtccaagtttggacagggacctggaccccttgacaagagtggaatgggttggtcttgtttgtacctagggtacaaacgaggtgtgtgttttggggtacccagctaggatactttgattcacgaatcaccatttctatgagacggtatgacttggctatggtctagcaccatagtaagaactggaactaTGAAAgctggtaaaatggttctgattgctcaccacctgcttgaaagtagcataggtgcttacatagaatgattagttaataaactaatgatgactgctaataaaattgaatgtaAGGACGCATGCTTggtaatgcttcctgtagatgcaataacccacaagccagatagctttgcatatccttggagtcttttatttttccctatcgggtaagtcttgctgagtacaatcgagtactcagggtttattcccccctgttgtaggtgatcagaggatacatagagctaactcttgtgtgtggaaacctcctagtgggctcataGAGGATTCCTTCTATGCtatgaccgtagtgtttatttataaccctcactaaaggttttttaaaagaaaagatgtaaaatctgctagcatcttcTATATATAAATgttcactatgttaatgctccaccatgtcattaaattaaataTGCTTtctctataactctgataacattgttatattccactgttacaATCAATTAAGGTAATATTtactactgtaataaagtgatgtaagaaatgactttagaatgttgtaagctttattctctcatttatgatcctgatggaaaaatatggatttttgagttctcccttgggttgtgctcgacggaactacgtagtttagtgtcctctcttgggtacttagtgtctaatagaagacaagtaatCCTAGaggggcattagattaggcggttctaccacacaagGCCACTAAGAAGGACCACTTCCCATTGCCATTCATCAATGAGATGTTAGAACGTCTCACGAATCAttccttcttttgttttcttgatgggtattccgggtatcatcaaatcccaatccacccaaatgaccaaagtaAGACTACTTTCACATGCCCATATTAAACTGATGCATACCGATGAATGTCGTTCAGGTTGTGCAATGCTTTGGCTTCTTTTCaacggtgcatgatgtctattttctccGACATGATCGAGAAAATCATGGAGGTATTCATGGATGACTTTACTATCTATGGAAAAACCTTCGTTGATTGTTTGGAGAATTTAGACAAAGTCTTACAACGGTGTGAAGAAAATCACTTAGTCCTGAACTGGGAGAAATGCCATTTTATGGTCCAGGAAGGAATTGTGCTAGGACACAAGGTGTTCGAACATGGGATAGAGGTGGATAGAGCAAAAATTGAAGTTATTGAACAACTTCCACCTCCCATGAATGTGAAAGGAATCCACAGCTTCCTAGGACATGCGGGGTTCTATAGGCGCTTTATCAAAGAGTTTTCTCAAATTGCTAGACCCCTGACTAGTCTCCTAGCTAAGGATGCACCTTTCATCTTTAATGATGAGTGCCATGAAGCTTTTCAAATCCTTAAAAAGGCACTCATCTCAGCTCCAATTATTCAACCACCTGATTGGAAGCTtccttttgaaatcatgtgtgatgctagcgaCTTTGCGGTTAGAGCCGTTCTAGGCCAAACCAAGGATAAGAGGCATTATGCCATTTCCTATGCTAGAAAAACCTTGGCTGGACCTCAGCTCAACTATGCTACCACTAAAAAAGAGTTGTTGGCTATTGTCTTTGCTatagacaagtttagatcttacttagtggggGTAAAGATAATCATTTCTACAAATCATGCTGCTCTCAAGTACCTTCTCACTAAGAAATATGCTAAGCCTCGGCTAATTCGATGGATTCTGCTACTCTAAGAGTTTGACATAGAAATTAGAGATAAGAAAGGAGTAGAGAACTCGATAGCCGATCACTTGTCTAGGCTTCAATATAAGGAAACACATGAGATACCCATCAATGACTACCTAAGGGATGACACCCTACTCAAGATAACAGACTCCGATCCATGGTATGCAAACATCGTAAACTTATAGTGGCAAGCTATGTCCCGTCTgatgagaacaaaagaaagttgatCCATGAGAGCCGTTTTTAGCTATGGGATGAGCCATACCTATACCGAGTTTGCATTGATGGAATGTTTAGAAGATGTGTCCCTATGGCTGAGGCTACCAAGATTATGGAGAGATGTCATGactcaccatatggaggacattatggagcATTCCGAACAAATGccaagatctagcaaagtggcTTTTTCTGGCCAACGATGTATGAAGATACAAAGGAGTTTGTCAGGAGATGCCACCGATGTCAAAAACAAGGGAACATCAACTCGCGAGATGCGATGCCTCTCATGAATAATCTCCAAGTAGAACTCTTTGATGTGTGGGGGATTGATTTCATGGGGCCGTTCCCCAAGTCCAGGAACTATGAGTACATCTTGGTGGTCGTGGACTATGTGTCCAAATGGGTAGAAGCAATACCATGTCAAACTGCCGATTCAAAACATGCTAAGAGAATGTTCCATGAAGTCATATTTCCTCGTTTTGGTACACCCCGGATGGTCATAAGCGATGGAGGATACCACTTCATAGATAAAGTCTTCCAAAAGTACCTATCAGAGTATGGAGTTCGTCACAACATCGCAACACCATACCATCCTCAAACAAGTGGACAGGT harbors:
- the LOC136516792 gene encoding thioredoxin-like 2, chloroplastic; its protein translation is MADALLLPRRFLAPSSAASGASSSTTSSPSCRWVLSSPGSPRRARLAAAHPQPRPRRLTRHKTYAAEPESGEQLKWWEKNAGPNMIDIHSTVEFLDALRDAGDRLVIVEFYGTWCGSCRALFPRLCRTALENPDILFIKVNFDENKPMCKRLNVKVLPFFHFYRGADGLLVAFSCSLAKIQKLKDAIAMHNTARCSIGPPVGVGDVELLDSASPQEKPAEASPR